Proteins encoded within one genomic window of Sphingomonas sp. G-3-2-10:
- a CDS encoding DUF6491 family protein, translated as MSARFAAALVPALLIAGAAAAQTAGPKSGEQADIPFATNGGIRTFTPDDRGNGVYLQDRRNNWYYASLAGPCMDLPFATRIGYRTFGGSSTLSRGDTIFTEREQCLITDLVRSGPPPKKERKPKAKKKG; from the coding sequence ATGTCCGCACGTTTCGCCGCCGCCCTTGTCCCCGCGCTGCTGATCGCGGGCGCCGCCGCCGCCCAGACCGCCGGCCCGAAATCGGGCGAGCAGGCCGACATCCCGTTCGCCACCAATGGCGGCATCCGCACCTTCACCCCGGACGACCGGGGCAATGGCGTCTATCTGCAGGACCGCCGCAACAACTGGTATTATGCCAGCCTGGCCGGGCCCTGCATGGACCTGCCCTTCGCCACGCGCATCGGCTACCGCACCTTCGGCGGATCGAGCACGCTGTCGCGCGGCGACACGATCTTCACCGAGCGCGAACAATGCCTGATCACCGATCTGGTCCGCAGCGGCCCGCCGCCGAAGAAAGAGCGCAAGCCCAAGGCGAAGAAGAAGGGCTGA
- a CDS encoding site-2 protease family protein, translating to MGDLIYSIAAWILPLMFALVLSSLVPALLAGMLGDGTAREMGRLSLNPLKHVDPLGTILVPLVLIIAQAPVLGWAKPIPINPNRLRNPRLDMILVALSRPATNLFLAALAAALLGLVIAGNGDVEMGPLAYFVARNLYNFLAINLFLLVFNLLPIPPFPGYQIVEALWPAPPEHQEKVYRYSFAIVLLLVFVLPLLSPQLDILGRVIAPFVQAMMQLFLGSVGIST from the coding sequence TTGGGCGACCTGATCTATTCGATTGCGGCGTGGATCCTGCCGCTGATGTTCGCACTGGTGCTGAGTTCGCTGGTCCCCGCGCTGCTCGCCGGGATGCTGGGCGACGGAACCGCGCGCGAGATGGGGCGACTGTCGCTCAATCCGCTGAAGCATGTCGATCCGCTTGGTACGATCCTCGTCCCGCTGGTGCTGATCATCGCGCAGGCGCCGGTGCTGGGCTGGGCCAAGCCGATTCCGATCAACCCCAACCGGCTGCGCAACCCGCGGCTCGACATGATCCTCGTCGCGCTGAGCCGGCCCGCGACCAACCTGTTCCTCGCTGCGCTGGCCGCGGCGTTGCTGGGGCTGGTCATCGCCGGCAACGGCGATGTCGAGATGGGGCCCCTTGCCTATTTCGTGGCGCGGAACCTGTATAATTTCCTCGCGATCAACCTGTTCCTGCTGGTGTTCAACCTGCTGCCGATCCCGCCCTTTCCGGGCTATCAGATCGTCGAGGCGCTATGGCCCGCGCCGCCCGAGCATCAGGAGAAAGTGTATCGCTACAGCTTTGCGATCGTGCTGCTGCTGGTGTTCGTGCTGCCGCTATTGTCGCCCCAACTCGACATACTCGGCCGGGTGATCGCGCCCTTCGTCCAGGCGATGATGCAGCTTTTCCTTGGGAGCGTGGGCATCAGCACGTAA
- the truB gene encoding tRNA pseudouridine(55) synthase TruB, translating into MHGWIIIDKPLGLGSTQGVSAVKRALREGGYAQTKKDMPKVGHGGTLDPLATGVLPIAVGEATKLAGRMLDSDKVYDFTIRFGTETATLDLEGAVIAESDVRPVLAQIEAVLSRFTGPIEQVPPAYSALKVDGERAYDLARKGEVVELKSRAVTVHSLILRHPEQVGDDGLESVTLTAHVSKGTYIRSLARDIALALGTVGHVTMLRRVKAGPFTLDSAISLDKLADAAKARTLEDLLLPLRAGLDDIPALSLTPDQAGLLRKGQVLAGIAADDGQHFALLDDVPIALVEVLSGAVRVVRGFNL; encoded by the coding sequence ATGCACGGATGGATCATCATCGACAAGCCGCTGGGACTGGGCTCGACGCAGGGTGTGAGCGCGGTGAAGCGTGCGCTGCGCGAAGGCGGATACGCGCAAACGAAGAAGGACATGCCCAAGGTCGGGCATGGCGGGACGCTCGATCCGCTGGCGACCGGCGTGCTGCCGATCGCGGTGGGCGAGGCGACCAAGCTGGCCGGCCGGATGCTCGACAGCGACAAGGTGTACGACTTCACGATTCGCTTCGGGACGGAGACCGCTACGCTCGACCTTGAAGGCGCGGTCATCGCGGAATCGGATGTCCGCCCCGTGCTGGCGCAGATCGAAGCGGTGTTGTCCCGTTTCACAGGCCCGATCGAACAGGTCCCGCCGGCCTATTCCGCGCTGAAAGTCGATGGCGAACGGGCCTATGATCTGGCGCGCAAGGGCGAGGTGGTCGAGCTCAAGAGCCGAGCGGTGACCGTTCATTCCCTTATACTTCGTCACCCGGAACAAGTCGGGGATGACGGATTGGAAAGCGTCACTCTCACCGCCCACGTCTCGAAGGGCACGTACATCCGCTCCCTTGCGCGCGACATCGCACTGGCGCTCGGCACGGTCGGCCATGTCACCATGCTGCGCCGGGTGAAGGCGGGTCCGTTCACCCTCGATTCCGCGATTTCGCTGGACAAACTGGCGGATGCCGCTAAGGCGCGCACGCTTGAAGACTTACTCCTGCCGTTGAGGGCGGGGCTGGACGACATCCCGGCTCTATCCCTCACCCCCGACCAGGCAGGGCTGCTCCGCAAGGGACAGGTCTTGGCCGGGATCGCCGCTGATGATGGCCAACATTTCGCGCTGCTGGACGATGTGCCGATAGCGCTGGTGGAGGTTCTATCCGGAGCAGTCCGGGTCGTCCGCGGGTTCAATCTGTAA
- a CDS encoding thymidine kinase, whose amino-acid sequence MAKLYFYYASMNAGKSTTLLQADFNYRERGMRTLLFTAGVHDRGGRGVIDSRLGLQATAFPFEEDTDLRVIAEEEHFKATLACVLVDESQFLSGDQVRQLAHLADEVGIPVLCYGLRTDFQGALFPGSAALLALADALIEIKSVCECGRKATMNLRVDGEGNAIREGEQKEIGGNERYVALCRRHFMQRTGSVA is encoded by the coding sequence ATGGCCAAGCTCTATTTCTACTATGCCTCGATGAACGCGGGCAAATCGACCACGCTGCTGCAAGCCGATTTCAACTATCGCGAACGCGGGATGCGCACCCTGTTGTTCACTGCGGGGGTGCATGACCGGGGCGGGCGCGGCGTGATCGATTCGCGCCTGGGGCTGCAGGCTACCGCGTTCCCGTTCGAGGAAGATACCGATCTGCGGGTGATCGCCGAGGAGGAGCATTTCAAGGCGACGCTCGCTTGCGTGCTGGTCGACGAATCGCAGTTCCTGTCGGGCGATCAGGTGCGCCAGCTCGCGCATCTCGCCGACGAAGTGGGCATCCCGGTGCTCTGCTACGGCCTGCGCACCGATTTCCAGGGCGCGCTGTTCCCCGGCAGCGCGGCGTTGCTGGCGCTGGCCGACGCGCTCATCGAGATCAAGTCGGTGTGCGAATGCGGGCGCAAGGCGACGATGAACCTGCGCGTCGACGGCGAAGGCAATGCGATCCGCGAAGGCGAGCAGAAGGAGATTGGCGGGAACGAGCGTTATGTGGCGCTGTGCCGCCGCCACTTCATGCAGCGTACAGGTAGCGTGGCGTAA
- the rpsO gene encoding 30S ribosomal protein S15 — protein MTITIERKAELIKEHARAEGDTGSTEVQVAILTERIVNLTEHFKGHAKDNHSRRGLLMMVNKRRSLLDYLKKSDNERYTALIAKLGLRK, from the coding sequence ATGACGATCACTATCGAGCGCAAGGCTGAGCTCATCAAGGAACACGCCCGCGCTGAAGGCGACACCGGCAGCACCGAAGTCCAGGTCGCGATCCTCACCGAGCGCATCGTCAACCTGACCGAGCACTTCAAGGGTCACGCCAAGGACAACCATTCGCGCCGCGGCCTGCTCATGATGGTCAACAAGCGCCGCTCGCTGCTCGACTATCTCAAGAAGTCGGACAATGAGCGCTATACCGCACTCATCGCGAAGCTCGGCCTTCGCAAGTAA